A window of Metabacillus sp. B2-18 contains these coding sequences:
- a CDS encoding YjcZ family sporulation protein, whose translation MGYGYGYGYGGGGYGGGSTFVLIVVLFILLIIVGASYYN comes from the coding sequence ATGGGTTACGGCTATGGTTACGGATACGGCGGTGGCGGCTACGGTGGTGGTAGCACTTTCGTATTAATCGTTGTATTGTTCATCCTTTTAATTATTGTTGGTGCTTCTTATTACAACTAA
- a CDS encoding stage VI sporulation protein F, giving the protein MDSKFFKNLEGKTGVNMNDIFSLANSLQGANFKDEKTVRGVIQQVSRIANKPVNKEMEDKIVNSIVNGKEKLDFNTIAKMMNKK; this is encoded by the coding sequence ATGGATAGCAAATTCTTTAAAAACCTTGAAGGTAAAACTGGCGTAAACATGAATGATATCTTTTCTTTAGCTAACTCTTTACAAGGAGCAAACTTTAAAGACGAAAAAACAGTTCGCGGTGTCATCCAACAAGTATCTAGGATTGCAAATAAACCAGTAAATAAAGAAATGGAAGATAAAATTGTTAATTCCATTGTAAATGGTAAAGAAAAGCTAGACTTTAACACAATTGCAAAAATGATGAATAAAAAATAA